The segment GATCTCGATGAACTCGATGTAATGTTCGTTCGTCATGGGGTGAGGAACGCTGCCCACCTTGACCTTGTTGCCTTCAACAACCGGAACATGCTTCTCGGTGGCCGAATCGGCGGTTTTTTCCTCGAGGAGCTTCATTGGCTGCCCGCAGCACACAAGGTCTCCCCCTCCTACGTGAAGGAGTTCAACAACATTGCCGCACAGGTCGCATTTAAAAACATCCAGCTTCTTCATCCCGTACTTTCCTCCTTTTGGCATGAAATGACGTTGTTATTTGTAAACGGATTCATTATAGCATTTATTTGTTCTTTTCCCAGAGAGGTCGTCAGGATATTCCCTTCAGCGCGGCAGACTGCCTTCATTCAATAGATCAGCTCGCCGATACATATATCGGATATCGTGCCAAGTTCTTTGTGGAGGCTGAACCCATGAAACCGACCCTAAAAATGAGCGCTGTTGCCCTTGTATTGTTCCTGTGTTTTTTGTTTTCGGCAGATGCTTACGCATCGGCGAGAAAAACAGTGCTTCTCCTGCCGGCGCTGAATTTCACGGATTTTGAAATTTGGGAAAGCAAATTTTACCCGGTCAATGTCCTTGAACAGAAAATGACTGAACACCTCGCTTCCCTGCTTCGAAGGGACCCTTTCACCGATGTCCGGATTCTCGACGAAACGGGAGCAGAACGATGGTTCGCCGGTGACCGCCGCCCCGGAGATGTTGCCGTCCAGATGGAGCTTTTTTCAGTTCTTGCCAAAGAGCGGGAGGTGCTCGGATCCTTCGAGAAAGCGGACGTTTCTCTCCGGGTCAGAGTGTATGACGGGGGAAGCGGGCAAATACAGGATTCCAGGATTGCTTCCGGAAAGGACCAGAGGTACACCTTCAATCCCGGAGACGACAGGCTGTATTTTCTAAACGCCCGGGAATACCCCGTTCTGGAAATACTCCAGACCAACCTCTTCAACCGGATACACAAGGACGGGCTCGACCTTCTCAGGCTGACCCCTCCCGACAAGGGCCAGAAAATGAGCAGGCCGACATGGAAACAGTTTTCTTCTACGTCACACTGGCAGGCCTTCAAAAACGCAATCGCCGATGCAGCGGGAGGAATATCCGGGATCAGCGACGAACAATTCTCCCTCATTGGCCGGATCATCGCACCCACTGCTGAATCGACTCCCCGGAGAAGAGAGTACATCATCACCCTCGGCCGAAAAAACTCACTGGCGGTGGGAGACATCCTCCAGGTGGTCCGGGGCGATACCTACGTTACCGTTGACCCGGAAAATCCTGTGGTCGTCG is part of the Aminivibrio pyruvatiphilus genome and harbors:
- a CDS encoding FlgT C-terminal domain-containing protein, whose product is MTEHLASLLRRDPFTDVRILDETGAERWFAGDRRPGDVAVQMELFSVLAKEREVLGSFEKADVSLRVRVYDGGSGQIQDSRIASGKDQRYTFNPGDDRLYFLNAREYPVLEILQTNLFNRIHKDGLDLLRLTPPDKGQKMSRPTWKQFSSTSHWQAFKNAIADAAGGISGISDEQFSLIGRIIAPTAESTPRRREYIITLGRKNSLAVGDILQVVRGDTYVTVDPENPVVVVPRVVGNVKVTKLMDSESVVVLINEKSKDPVQLNDLVRASSFGTKKAAPLK
- a CDS encoding desulfoferrodoxin; the encoded protein is MKKLDVFKCDLCGNVVELLHVGGGDLVCCGQPMKLLEEKTADSATEKHVPVVEGNKVKVGSVPHPMTNEHYIEFIEIMDGDRICRKFLNPGEPAEAVFGAFAPKKSREYCNIHGLWKVDL